In Topomyia yanbarensis strain Yona2022 chromosome 2, ASM3024719v1, whole genome shotgun sequence, one DNA window encodes the following:
- the LOC131678610 gene encoding cytochrome b5 domain-containing protein 1-like — MSLDRGGEKFFLRDEVVVRNQIDSAWVIIHGNVFDITSLFDANSSSLKKVHQLLLALAGKDLSVYFDTQRRPVYRISKDGARVPVFPPVKIRNSATGEYWWNDRSLLIGKITAQERKIRVVNNVTFQQCNLVVCEEDTIAEIRRKFLRFNDNGFNYRWRSNINLTDTAADLQLDRTLTGNGIIYDRYPPAPLIWLFYQIPDGSEAEETTPSAPANNSRPAAQVAN, encoded by the exons ATGTCACTAGATCGTGGTGGTGAAAAATTCTTCCTTCGCGATGAAGTTGTGGTGCGCAACCAAATCGACAGTGCGTGGGTTATAATCCATGGGAACGTATTCGATATTACGAGTCTGTTCGACGCTAACTCAAGCTCTCTCAAAAAG GTTCATCAATTGCTTCTCGCTCTGGCCGGTAAAGACTTGAGCGTTTACTTTGATACACAACGGCGACCGGTGTATCGAATCAGTAAGGATGGCGCTAGGGTTCCTGTTTTTCCACCGGTGAAAATACGAAACAGTGCCACAGGCGAATATTGGTGGAATGATCGAAGTTTATTGATAGGGAAGATTACAGCTCAGGAAAGAAAAATTCGGGTAGTGAATAATGTAACATTTCAGCAGTGCAATTTGGTGGTGTGCGAAGAGGACACCATTGCAGAAATTCGGCGAAAGTTTCTTCGATTTAATGACAATGGTTTTAATTACCGCTGGAGATCGAATATTAATTTG ACTGACACAGCGGCTGATTTACAACTTGATAGGACGTTGACGGGGAATGGAATTATTTACGATCGCTACCCACCGGCGCCCCTCATTTGGTTATTTTATCAGATTCCGGATGGAAGTGAAGCAGAAGAAACCACACCGTCAGCGCCTGCCAACAACAGTCGACCAGCAGCTCAGGTAGCAAATTGA